From Pontibacter actiniarum, a single genomic window includes:
- a CDS encoding transglutaminase-like domain-containing protein, with protein sequence MTKNEIKALISLLDDSDYEVASYVEKQIVQLGEGIIPFLEEEWEETLDSDLQKKIEDLIHNLQFEGLMRRLKEWKEKGAEDLVEGMYLVNSYLYPDVDFANISKTLDQLYFDAWTHMKDEMHPYDQVKSLNNVLFREKRFSANTKNFHSPANSMLHLVLESKRGNPLTLCVIYMTLAQRLQMPVYGVNLPNLFILTYKLDGLQFYINVYNKGLILSKADIDNYILQLNLNPLDIFYEPCSNLDIVKRALRNLAFSFEKMDDPEKATEVTKLLDSITDDELPI encoded by the coding sequence GTGACGAAGAATGAGATAAAGGCGCTGATCTCGCTGTTGGACGACAGCGATTACGAGGTAGCGTCGTATGTGGAGAAGCAGATTGTGCAGTTGGGCGAGGGGATCATCCCGTTTCTGGAGGAGGAGTGGGAGGAGACCCTGGACAGCGATCTGCAGAAGAAGATCGAAGACCTGATACACAACCTGCAGTTTGAGGGGCTGATGCGGCGCCTCAAGGAGTGGAAGGAGAAAGGCGCCGAGGACCTGGTGGAGGGCATGTATCTGGTGAACTCCTACCTGTATCCGGATGTGGACTTCGCGAACATCTCCAAAACGCTGGATCAGCTGTACTTTGATGCCTGGACGCACATGAAGGATGAGATGCACCCGTATGACCAGGTAAAGTCGCTGAACAACGTACTGTTCCGGGAGAAACGGTTCTCTGCCAACACGAAGAACTTCCACTCGCCGGCCAACTCCATGCTGCACCTGGTGCTGGAGAGTAAGCGCGGCAACCCGCTCACGCTATGCGTTATTTACATGACGCTGGCGCAGCGCCTGCAGATGCCTGTGTACGGCGTAAACCTGCCCAACCTGTTTATCCTTACCTATAAGCTGGACGGCCTGCAGTTTTACATCAACGTGTACAACAAGGGCCTTATACTGAGCAAGGCCGACATCGACAACTATATCCTGCAGCTTAACCTTAACCCGCTGGATATTTTCTATGAGCCCTGCTCTAACCTGGATATCGTAAAGCGCGCCCTTCGCAACCTCGCCTTCTCTTTTGAGAAGATGGATGACCCGGAGAAGGCGACAGAGGTAACCAAGCTGCTCGACTCTATTACGGATGATGAACTGCCGATCTAA
- a CDS encoding thioredoxin family protein — MKYFASLFTALLLSASAFAQSGGYQLGDKVADFKLQGANNQTTSLSDFANAETVVLVFTNNQCPYAKLYENRLVTLSSNYGAKGVQFVFINPGAGDAGETLQDMASRKYSPYLADEGQTVSKQFGATKTPEVFVLHNDNGNFTLKYKGGIDDNPQMESGVKNYYLKNVIDEVLANRPISTGEKRATGCLIKKY; from the coding sequence ATGAAATACTTCGCCTCTCTTTTTACAGCCCTGCTGCTTTCAGCAAGTGCCTTTGCACAGTCCGGTGGTTACCAGCTGGGCGATAAAGTGGCTGATTTCAAGCTGCAGGGAGCCAATAACCAAACCACCTCGCTCAGCGATTTCGCGAATGCCGAAACCGTTGTGCTGGTGTTCACCAACAACCAGTGCCCCTATGCCAAGCTGTACGAAAACCGCCTGGTAACGCTTTCCAGCAACTACGGCGCGAAAGGTGTGCAGTTTGTCTTTATCAACCCGGGCGCAGGCGATGCCGGCGAGACCCTGCAGGACATGGCCTCCAGAAAGTATAGCCCCTACCTGGCCGATGAAGGACAGACGGTCAGCAAGCAGTTCGGCGCCACCAAGACACCCGAGGTGTTTGTGCTGCACAACGACAACGGCAACTTTACCCTGAAGTATAAAGGCGGCATCGACGACAACCCGCAGATGGAAAGCGGCGTGAAGAACTACTACCTCAAGAATGTGATTGATGAGGTGCTGGCGAACCGCCCCATTTCGACCGGCGAGAAACGCGCCACCGGCTGCCTGATCAAGAAATACTAA
- a CDS encoding 4'-phosphopantetheinyl transferase family protein has product MPLLHIKTIDQHTKIGFWNLAEPLEALHQALPPHVTVEERLAQVHHKRQREWLASRVLVYRLLEEFTPLPLQLLRNQYGKPYFPDSRFHVSISHSPELAAVILSDKYEVGIDIELVSPKALRVQEKFLTDEEKTYTLADEQRTCLYWSAKETLYKLYSRKRLVFKENLSVAPAEEPNVLQGRVQTENFSKLYRIYHDILHEHILTYCVDKDPKQVKQTQTP; this is encoded by the coding sequence ATGCCACTGCTGCACATTAAAACGATAGACCAGCACACCAAAATCGGGTTCTGGAACCTGGCTGAGCCGCTTGAAGCGCTGCACCAGGCACTGCCCCCGCACGTTACCGTGGAAGAGCGCCTGGCGCAGGTACACCATAAACGGCAGCGGGAGTGGCTGGCAAGCCGGGTGCTGGTGTACAGGCTGCTGGAGGAGTTTACCCCGCTGCCCCTGCAGCTGCTCCGCAACCAGTATGGCAAGCCGTACTTCCCCGATTCGCGCTTCCATGTCTCTATCTCACACTCCCCTGAGCTGGCCGCCGTGATCCTCTCTGACAAGTATGAGGTTGGCATAGATATTGAACTGGTATCACCGAAAGCGCTGCGCGTGCAGGAGAAGTTCCTGACGGACGAGGAGAAAACCTATACTTTAGCCGATGAGCAGAGAACCTGCCTGTACTGGAGCGCCAAGGAAACCTTGTATAAGCTGTATAGCCGCAAAAGGCTGGTGTTTAAGGAAAACCTTTCGGTAGCGCCCGCTGAGGAGCCTAATGTGCTGCAGGGGCGTGTACAAACCGAAAATTTTTCTAAATTGTATCGTATTTATCACGACATACTGCACGAGCATATTCTCACCTACTGCGTAGACAAGGATCCAAAACAAGTAAAACAAACACAAACGCCATGA
- a CDS encoding WD40 repeat domain-containing protein — translation MASKVQVQKAATLTGHRDSVYTLERSAEEHILFSAAGDGMVVAWNLREPENGELIARVSTSVYALRYLPQRNLLLIGQNQEGVRVIDLESKNILKSVALPKVAIFDIAHIPEVGKVFVAMGNGAVCVLDGESFELQTVVRKADQSARCLAFNSFTQELAVGYSDNVVRIFDGATMELKQELTLHTNSVFTLAYSPDGKLLLSGGRDAHLRVWEAEKGYTERGYLIAHMYTINHIAYSPGGRYFATCSMDKSIKVWDAQSFKLLKVIDKVRHASHGTSVNKLFWSAHQNQLVSCSDDRTISVWDINFGL, via the coding sequence ATGGCGAGTAAAGTACAAGTACAGAAAGCAGCCACCCTTACCGGCCACCGCGACAGTGTGTACACGCTGGAGCGCTCTGCCGAGGAGCACATTCTTTTCTCTGCCGCCGGAGACGGAATGGTGGTGGCCTGGAACCTTCGGGAGCCGGAGAACGGGGAGCTGATCGCGCGCGTGAGCACCTCGGTGTATGCGCTGCGTTACCTGCCGCAGCGCAACCTGCTGCTGATCGGGCAAAACCAGGAGGGGGTGCGGGTGATTGACCTGGAGAGCAAGAACATCCTGAAGTCGGTGGCGCTGCCGAAGGTGGCTATCTTTGACATTGCCCACATCCCGGAGGTGGGAAAGGTCTTCGTGGCCATGGGGAACGGTGCCGTGTGCGTGCTGGACGGGGAAAGCTTTGAGCTGCAGACTGTCGTCCGGAAGGCAGACCAGAGTGCGCGCTGCCTTGCCTTTAACAGCTTTACACAGGAGCTGGCGGTCGGCTACAGCGATAACGTGGTGCGAATTTTTGACGGGGCCACGATGGAGCTGAAGCAGGAGCTGACGTTGCACACCAACTCTGTGTTTACACTGGCCTACTCGCCGGACGGGAAGCTGCTGCTGAGCGGCGGCCGCGATGCGCACCTGCGGGTGTGGGAGGCGGAAAAAGGCTATACGGAGCGGGGCTACCTCATCGCGCACATGTACACCATCAACCACATTGCCTACAGCCCCGGCGGGCGCTACTTTGCCACCTGCAGCATGGATAAATCCATAAAGGTGTGGGATGCACAAAGCTTTAAACTGCTGAAAGTGATTGACAAAGTGCGCCATGCCAGCCACGGCACCTCGGTAAATAAATTATTTTGGTCGGCTCATCAGAATCAGTTAGTTTCGTGTAGCGATGACCGCACCATTTCGGTTTGGGATATAAATTTTGGGTTATAG
- a CDS encoding DivIVA domain-containing protein → MKITPLEIRQKTFEKAFRGLDKDEVNAFLLTLSQQWEKLQDENKDLRMKLDASHRETQKLREVESSLYKTLKTAEDTGNSILEQAKKSAELQVRESELKADELMNKARNEARQMLEEAKKQSERVIMEMQQQVKLLDQDCQRMESYLDHLVRDLRHLANEAIENAEKAKAKPKAGTHSILSKAANTEVTGSELLKNLKDMNTTPAENKPYQLTESTAANAPVAVLNTNGNGHAAIGDPAPDVTQPQPEVPSPVEPTVPNVPSPEIEQPSPDYPGRVPAPDIEQPIPDIQPVQPDKPEIQPPLTEPSRNAYATNGATVKQGTGSFFDEIG, encoded by the coding sequence ATGAAGATTACACCGTTAGAGATCAGGCAGAAAACGTTTGAGAAGGCTTTTAGAGGACTAGACAAGGATGAAGTAAACGCGTTTTTGCTTACCCTCTCGCAGCAATGGGAAAAATTGCAGGACGAGAACAAGGATCTGCGCATGAAGCTGGACGCCTCGCACCGCGAGACGCAGAAGCTGCGCGAAGTGGAGTCATCACTCTATAAAACCCTTAAAACCGCCGAAGACACGGGCAACAGCATTCTGGAGCAGGCTAAAAAGTCAGCCGAGCTGCAGGTGCGCGAGTCGGAGCTGAAGGCCGATGAACTCATGAACAAGGCCCGCAACGAGGCCCGCCAGATGCTGGAGGAGGCCAAGAAGCAGTCGGAGCGTGTGATCATGGAGATGCAGCAGCAGGTAAAACTGCTGGACCAGGATTGCCAGCGCATGGAGAGCTACCTCGACCACCTGGTGCGTGACCTGCGCCACCTGGCGAACGAGGCGATCGAGAACGCCGAGAAGGCCAAGGCAAAACCTAAAGCCGGTACACACAGTATTCTTTCAAAAGCAGCGAACACCGAGGTAACCGGTTCGGAGCTGCTCAAAAACCTGAAAGATATGAACACGACACCAGCAGAAAACAAACCATACCAGTTAACAGAGTCCACAGCCGCTAACGCGCCCGTGGCAGTGCTGAACACGAACGGCAATGGGCACGCCGCTATCGGAGACCCTGCCCCGGACGTAACGCAGCCGCAGCCCGAGGTGCCAAGCCCGGTAGAGCCGACGGTGCCCAATGTGCCTTCGCCGGAAATTGAGCAGCCGTCGCCAGACTATCCGGGCAGGGTGCCTGCGCCAGATATCGAGCAGCCAATCCCGGATATCCAGCCCGTGCAACCGGACAAGCCGGAGATTCAGCCGCCGCTCACTGAGCCCTCGCGCAATGCCTACGCCACAAACGGCGCGACAGTAAAGCAAGGCACAGGTTCTTTCTTTGACGAGATAGGTTAG
- the folB gene encoding dihydroneopterin aldolase: MGQITLEGMEFFAFHGYYDEEQKIGNKYGIDLIIDTDLQSAAASDKLEETVNYEVLYALVLEEMKTPARLLEHLGHRIIDKVYERFPFVQSVKVNVYKFNPPLGGICKWAKVSLQEAR; the protein is encoded by the coding sequence ATGGGGCAGATTACGCTGGAGGGCATGGAGTTCTTTGCCTTCCACGGCTACTACGACGAGGAGCAGAAAATAGGCAATAAGTACGGCATCGACCTGATTATCGATACCGACCTGCAAAGCGCTGCTGCTTCTGATAAACTGGAAGAAACCGTAAACTACGAGGTGCTGTATGCGCTGGTGCTGGAGGAAATGAAAACCCCTGCCCGCCTGCTGGAGCACCTCGGCCACCGCATCATCGACAAAGTGTACGAGAGGTTTCCGTTCGTGCAGTCGGTGAAGGTAAACGTATATAAATTTAACCCTCCGCTGGGCGGCATTTGCAAATGGGCAAAAGTCAGCCTGCAGGAAGCGAGATAA
- the meaB gene encoding methylmalonyl Co-A mutase-associated GTPase MeaB: MAKRFSPDKYVEGILAGDRVMLSRAITLVESRLHSDQELAQEVINQVLPRTGRSVRIGITGVPGVGKSTFIEAFGNYVIQEQGKKLAVLAIDPTSQRSGGSILGDKTRMESLSVNPQAFIRPSPAGKSLGGVTRSTRESIILCEAAGFEVIFVETVGVGQSETAVHAMVDFFLLLMLAGAGDELQGIKRGIMEMADAIAITKADGSNVDKAKAARAEYQNALHLYPMASSGWLPKVSTCSALQNTGLDKIWQTVEDYLQLTQSNGYFDKKRRDQNLQWMYEAIRQSLEERFYAAQQVKEQLPGITDEVKEGNKSAFAAAAELLKLV; this comes from the coding sequence TTGGCCAAACGATTCAGCCCTGACAAGTATGTAGAAGGCATTTTAGCCGGAGACCGCGTGATGCTCAGCCGCGCCATCACGCTCGTGGAGAGCCGCCTGCACTCCGACCAGGAGCTGGCACAGGAGGTAATCAACCAGGTGCTGCCGAGAACCGGCCGCTCGGTGCGCATCGGTATAACCGGTGTGCCGGGCGTAGGAAAAAGCACGTTTATTGAGGCCTTCGGAAACTATGTGATTCAGGAGCAGGGCAAGAAACTGGCCGTGCTGGCGATAGACCCTACCAGCCAGCGCTCCGGCGGCAGCATTTTAGGCGATAAAACCCGCATGGAGTCGCTCTCTGTTAACCCGCAGGCGTTCATACGGCCCTCCCCGGCAGGCAAGTCGCTGGGAGGCGTTACGAGAAGCACCCGCGAAAGCATTATACTGTGCGAGGCAGCCGGCTTTGAGGTGATCTTTGTGGAGACGGTTGGCGTGGGGCAGTCCGAAACCGCCGTGCATGCCATGGTGGATTTCTTCCTGCTGCTGATGCTGGCCGGCGCGGGCGACGAGCTGCAGGGCATCAAGCGCGGCATCATGGAAATGGCCGATGCCATTGCCATCACCAAGGCCGACGGCAGCAATGTTGATAAGGCCAAGGCAGCCCGTGCAGAGTATCAGAACGCGCTGCACCTCTACCCCATGGCAAGCTCTGGCTGGCTTCCCAAAGTCAGCACCTGCTCAGCCCTCCAGAACACCGGCCTCGACAAGATATGGCAAACCGTTGAAGACTACCTGCAGCTAACGCAAAGCAACGGCTACTTCGATAAAAAGCGGCGCGACCAGAACCTGCAGTGGATGTACGAAGCTATCCGGCAAAGCCTGGAAGAGCGCTTCTATGCTGCCCAGCAGGTAAAGGAGCAGCTGCCAGGTATAACCGACGAGGTAAAGGAAGGAAACAAATCGGCCTTTGCCGCGGCGGCGGAGCTGCTGAAGCTGGTGTAA
- a CDS encoding DUF5723 family protein has product MKKIFILAAALVAMKTTVQAQTELSNASAVGRGGVANTFVHDYQAIGINPANLSRGTSTLAFTFLEGGVGVSSQAFTRTSFKDFKRAADERSLFWEDRLHYAKAFTSDNVLNFGADMNTFAVSVHLPKVGGFAFSNRQRVLGHAGFNKNFAELLFMGQDAPVVKETSHSERVYAHDLFDGTEIKASWVNEWNLSYGRSIVSLPALSISAGVGYRYLQGLALYELSAVNGEVKAYSASSPVLGFDYDKYLDDPQFKYNDAGSLLSPVGRGHGFDLGLSAEVAQTVKLSVSVTDIGTMRWTENLLQGHDEGFYLDDVVNAADYDFEDVADVAQQLIDTTLAFAPVNELTTDLPTRFRAGVGAKLGSKVEVGLDYVHPLNNAPGNLSQDFVGLGVDVMPTPSLRLSTGVSTGAGEKVNLPLGITYVAPSYEFGISTRAITAPFTENNPGASFAFAFLRFRVGGEQSL; this is encoded by the coding sequence ATGAAAAAGATTTTCATACTGGCTGCTGCCTTAGTGGCTATGAAAACAACTGTTCAGGCGCAAACCGAGTTAAGCAACGCTAGCGCAGTAGGGCGCGGCGGAGTGGCGAACACATTTGTGCATGATTACCAAGCCATAGGCATTAACCCCGCCAATTTAAGCCGAGGCACCTCTACATTGGCTTTTACCTTTTTGGAAGGAGGAGTTGGGGTGAGCTCCCAGGCGTTTACGCGCACCAGTTTTAAAGATTTCAAAAGAGCAGCAGATGAGCGGTCGCTGTTCTGGGAAGACAGGCTGCACTACGCAAAGGCGTTTACCTCAGACAACGTGCTGAATTTTGGTGCAGACATGAATACGTTTGCTGTTTCTGTGCACCTGCCCAAGGTCGGAGGCTTTGCCTTTAGTAACCGCCAGCGCGTGCTGGGGCATGCCGGCTTTAACAAGAACTTTGCTGAGCTCCTGTTTATGGGGCAGGATGCCCCTGTTGTGAAAGAAACAAGCCACAGCGAGCGGGTGTACGCGCATGACCTGTTTGATGGAACCGAGATAAAAGCCTCCTGGGTAAATGAATGGAACCTGTCTTACGGTCGCTCTATCGTGTCCTTGCCTGCCCTTTCTATTTCAGCTGGAGTCGGCTACCGTTACCTGCAGGGCTTGGCCCTGTACGAGCTTAGTGCTGTGAACGGAGAAGTAAAGGCCTACAGCGCCTCATCGCCGGTGTTAGGCTTTGACTACGATAAATACCTCGACGACCCGCAGTTTAAGTACAACGATGCCGGTAGTTTGTTGAGCCCCGTAGGCAGGGGGCACGGCTTTGATCTTGGCTTATCGGCTGAGGTCGCCCAAACGGTTAAGCTTAGCGTATCAGTAACAGATATCGGTACAATGCGCTGGACTGAAAACCTGTTGCAAGGGCATGATGAAGGCTTTTACCTGGATGATGTTGTGAATGCAGCAGACTATGACTTTGAGGATGTAGCCGATGTTGCCCAACAGCTTATTGATACAACGTTGGCTTTTGCGCCGGTAAACGAGTTAACAACTGATCTCCCAACGCGCTTCAGAGCAGGTGTAGGAGCAAAGCTGGGCAGCAAAGTTGAAGTTGGCCTGGACTATGTGCACCCTCTGAACAATGCGCCCGGTAACCTTTCGCAGGATTTTGTGGGCTTAGGAGTAGATGTAATGCCGACTCCCTCTCTCCGCTTAAGTACAGGTGTGTCTACCGGAGCCGGTGAGAAAGTAAACCTGCCACTAGGCATCACGTATGTGGCGCCTTCCTATGAGTTCGGAATCAGCACGCGCGCTATCACGGCGCCTTTTACGGAGAACAACCCCGGCGCTTCTTTTGCCTTTGCTTTCCTGCGCTTCAGGGTGGGCGGGGAGCAGTCGCTGTAG
- a CDS encoding PD40 domain-containing protein encodes MSRLRHIAAAALLTFSSFTAFAQGEKNNWYFGKGAGIIFNGDSATATNSRLFTEEGSATLSDADGKLLMYTNGITVWNGEHKVMPNGNGLMGGKSSTQSALILPKPGSSNIYYIFTTDIQAQSNGLRYTVVDMTKQEGKGDITSRNNFMIAPATEKLTAVRHSNGRDWWVIAHRWNSNGYMAFLVNEEGVEVRPVLSMVGTVHGGPNRKAIGYLVPSPDGTKLAAALWDAESNFEILNFDRSTGKVSDPVLLKGFQEAYGVLFSPDGSKLYGTANGTGGGKAQVVQFDLKAGSADAIAKSAVVVGESKSPRIGALQLGPDGKIYVARQDNYYLGVINNPNAKGKAANYVDDGFHLGKQKSDLGLPNFAQGISK; translated from the coding sequence ATGAGCAGACTAAGACACATTGCCGCAGCAGCACTACTTACGTTCAGCAGTTTTACAGCCTTCGCACAAGGCGAGAAGAACAACTGGTACTTTGGCAAGGGCGCTGGCATTATCTTTAACGGAGACTCCGCTACCGCGACAAACAGCAGGCTTTTTACGGAAGAAGGCAGCGCCACCCTCTCCGATGCAGACGGCAAGCTTTTAATGTATACCAATGGCATCACCGTCTGGAACGGCGAACACAAGGTAATGCCAAACGGCAACGGCCTGATGGGCGGAAAGTCATCCACACAGTCGGCGCTTATATTGCCGAAGCCGGGCAGCAGCAACATCTACTACATCTTCACGACAGATATCCAGGCGCAGTCGAATGGCTTGCGCTACACGGTGGTAGACATGACGAAGCAGGAAGGCAAAGGCGATATCACCTCCCGAAACAACTTTATGATTGCCCCTGCCACCGAAAAGCTGACGGCAGTGCGCCACAGCAACGGCCGCGATTGGTGGGTAATCGCACACCGCTGGAACAGCAACGGCTATATGGCTTTCCTGGTGAATGAAGAAGGCGTGGAAGTACGGCCGGTGCTAAGTATGGTCGGCACCGTGCACGGCGGGCCAAACCGTAAAGCCATCGGTTACCTCGTACCGTCGCCGGACGGCACGAAGCTGGCAGCTGCGCTTTGGGATGCCGAAAGCAATTTTGAGATTCTGAACTTCGACCGCAGCACAGGCAAAGTATCAGACCCGGTATTGCTGAAGGGATTTCAGGAGGCGTATGGTGTCCTGTTCTCGCCGGACGGCAGCAAGCTGTATGGCACAGCCAACGGTACTGGCGGTGGAAAAGCACAGGTGGTGCAGTTTGATTTAAAGGCCGGTAGCGCCGATGCCATTGCAAAATCTGCTGTGGTTGTAGGCGAGTCCAAAAGCCCAAGAATCGGCGCTCTACAGCTAGGCCCGGATGGAAAGATTTATGTGGCGCGCCAGGATAACTATTACCTGGGCGTCATCAATAATCCAAATGCAAAAGGCAAAGCTGCCAACTACGTGGACGACGGCTTTCACCTGGGCAAGCAGAAAAGCGACCTGGGGCTGCCAAACTTCGCGCAGGGAATCAGCAAATAG